The window ctaaaccaacgcactgacaacgctacctccccggaactcaaactttaacgtgagttaattgtaatcttactctctatataccaaagtgatttacctaggaatacagttgcacttcactgaaaactaatgatgtgttgatgagttcaatgatcttcgattcctttggttttcttggcgaactgacgtccgacaatcaatgacccgttgacgtgtacctgcaatacgccattgtcgtagtgtgtaaacagatctatttttggacgaaactcagcccctcacaaactttggtccatttcgccaatgatgacactgcttctagactgtaccaaagcactttaagctgtagcagtgctaagcaagagtcaagacaaatgtccgctgccagccgctgctggaccaaccccctcgcccgccccccatcatgatatcagattcagaggcctggctgagccctgtgatttagccaaattcaatatgattcttttctactgtgatgttaaggcccttgtgtcatgcagcgtattcggtagcaccggtacacaacttatgttaaaccgcgacgtctgctgcaattcaaattgcatatgacgccaacggaattgtgacgacttgtttctccaatcttttagtgaacagtgatcacgggctgtgggaattgcgaagggatggtgtagagtatcgccacaacaatgttgatatgatcactcgtcgtttcagcgggcatgacttggtacatccagtgacccagcaaaagtagcctcggtacagccagaagtagcaacaactcgcaaaaggggatccttgtctgactggtggctggaccacatggtaggtcaccatcaaataagggagtggatcaagcacagctggatagagggggccccgttgagggcgaagcctgaatatggtgagggctcgccctcacaatcacatgaaagcgcagtaggcgctcacccacgaagggaggtctgggggtctccaacaggaaaattttgaaactgagatgctctcagatgcgtttcccaagtgtctgagagacgatgtttactcgttaattcactgcaaagaaatgcataacgaaaacgccacctaggttttcttctttgggttgtgaggagaatatttcaaatcatttgagcagcagtgtctaacCTACAACGCGGTCAATGATTTCCTTACAAAATTAATGGATTTTGGCTTAAATACTGCATCGAACCGCCAAGTCTGACCAATTAATGATAGTCGGTATGAAAGGGGCCATGTTTATCAATCTATGTGTATGAACATTTGAAGTGAATTGCTGTAATTCTGACCTCAAAACTCATTATAGAAGCAGGTCCTAATACGTCATCCGACAATCGAACACAGCAAGTGCACTACATGACGTGCTCGGGTACAATGATGGTATCCTGCTTTGATTTAATGGCAGAAAACATCTATGGGCCTGTATGAATTGTCAGTTGATGAATTGAGCTGATTGCACTCTCCCCTGGACTGGAGGCCTAACAAATCACAGTCCTGTGAAAAGCTCTCCGTCCCACAGCTGATCTCGTCTTCTTCCAGTCATTAAATCGTgaaatgatacccatgacacCACACTGTTTCAGCTAATTTTGATTCAGTTCTCTGTCTGACGTCATGGATAGCGATCCTGTGACTGAGATTGAGAGTACCTCTGTGTTAGAAGCTATGGTACATGGTTATCTCGATGGTTCAAGTCATATACTCTGTTTTATACTTCCTGtttctttctttcagttttGAATTCCCTGGAACAACTCTGAAAACATGGCAGGTATTGAAGACGATGAAAGTGCATCTGACATTGAGATGACAGACATTAACAAAGGGACACTTAACAATGAACGTACAAACTTTGATGTCCAAATAAAAGATGACCAACCTAACATGCAGTCGTCCCGCAAATGTTGCAGATGCTGTGACTGTAAGAACTGCATGCAGAGGTGTTACCATTGTTGCATGCCATGCATGACAAAGGAGAACCCTCTGCCAGACAATGCCACACGCTGCGATAGAATCAAATATGGTTTCCTGTGCCCACCTCATGGCAAGCTCGCCAAACTGATGACATTGGTATTAGCTGTCCTGCTTATGTATGGAACTCTTTGGGCGATAACAGGAAAGCAGGCACTCCCTGGAGGAAACTTCTTCGGCTTACTTGTGATGCTTGTGTTGTGCCTGATAGGTGGTGCTCTGGTGGAAAAAATACGTCTGCCACCTCTGTTAGGTAAGACCATATAAAATAAATTACCTAATTCTCATCAGACCATTGGTGAAAAGTTCGTCCAGTAGGCCTAGTGCTCTGGTGGAAAAAATACGTCTGCCACCTCTGTTAGGTAAGACCATATAAAATAAATTACCTAATTCTCATCAGACCATTGGTGAAAAGTTCGTCCAGTAGGCCTAGTGCTCTGGTGGAAAAAATACGTCTGCCACCTCTGTTAGGTAAGACCATATAAAATAAATTACCTAATTCTCATCAGACCATTGGTGAAAAGTTCGTCCAGTAGGCCTAGTGCTCTGGTGGAAAAAATACGTCTGCCACCTCTGTTAGGTAAGACCATATAAAATAAATTACCTAATTCTAATCAGACCATTGGTGAAAAGTTCGTCCAGTAGGCCTAGGGCAATTTATATTTTATATctaaattttttgataataaaGTGTATTATAACTTGGGGAGGGAGTCCAGATAGCGATACAACCATATGAAGATGTCAGCAACTTTCATTGTGTATATATGGTTGTACAGTGTATTCTCGCAGCTGAATCGTGGAACGTGTTGCCAAAATgttctgatgacgtcatccagcacaaaaaggttgattctggaaccaAGTTGAAGATGTAAGTTTTTGTCATATACCTAGTGTATCCATTGTGCCTACCATGTAGCTTACTCTACTGATGGACATGtgtttttcattgaaatacTCTGCCAACCGCCTGTTGGTGTATTACTGCACAGGTACTAAGTGTATTCGATCTCTGTTTTTAGGAATGTTGGTTGTTGGCTTCTTACTGCAGAATGTTCCAGTCGTTAACGTTGGCAAGGATATCACCCCAGGTTGGTCATCTGCCCTCAGGTACATACTAAGGCTGTAGTGAACACCAAATCACTATTGTTTGTTTTGCTTTCTGTCCTGTCGTAACATTAGTTTTATGATGGGTATTTTCAGAATGGCCAATATTTTACAGGACGGAGACAGGAATGACAGCGAGTAGCTTACTAAGGATACTTCTTGATGCTGATTGAGCTTCTGCATATAAACATCAAACTGTGCTGAATGACTGATCAACTATCAATTATTGCCATGTCAAAGGTACTTCGTCTTTGATACCAGTATGAAAAACCCTTGAGACCAAAATTGTACTGCATTATCGAAGGATTCAATTCCTTCCTCCTCTTTCTAGGAATATAGCTCTGGTTGTGATCCTCACACGAGCAGGTTTAGGACTGAATCCAATCGTCCTGAGGAAACTCTCCTTGGTCGTCCTGCGACTTGCATTCACACCATGTCTTGTTGAAGCAGTTGTGGTTGCCATTGCCTCACATCTACTGCTTGGTTTTCCCTGGCCATATGGTTTTATGTTGGGGTAAGTCTTGAAGAAAAAGTCAAAGCCATACACTGTCATAGGACGTTTAGACAGCAGTCTGTCCACGCCATGCTAACTTGATCACACCACTGTGGGCATGAGGGAGCACACACAGGTCTAGACTCCGAGGTGACATTCAAGACTGGAGAATCTCAGTGGGCATGTTACTCGGGTAGTTGCAAGCCGGGGTTCAGATACAAATTTTTCATGTTCGTTAATATAATTTGTCTAATTTCCTCTCCAGATTTGTGTTAGCTGCAGTTAGTCCTGCCGTTATTGTTCCATCCATGTTATCACTGGAAGAGAAGGGGTATGGAACCGACAAGGGTGTACCCACACTTGTCATAGCTGCAGCAAGTGTTGATGATGTACTGGCCATCAGTGCTTTTGGAATTGTACTTGGCATTGCTTTCTCTAACAGTGAGTGTCTATGATCTTTATTATGATCTGGTTGTTACTTATGTACTGTACCTTCATGTCTCCTTCAATGTACTGTACCTTCATGTCTCCTTCAATGTACTGTACCTTCATGTCTCCTTCAATGTACTGTACCTTCATGTCTCCTTCAATGTACTGTACCTTCATGTCTCCTTCAATGTACTGTACCTTCATGTCTCCTTCAATGTACTGTACCTTCATGTCTCCTTCAATGTACTGTACCTTCATGTCTCCTTCAATGTACTCTACCTTCATGTCTCCTTCAATGTACTGTACCTTCATGTCTCCTTCAATGTACTGTACCTTCATGTCTCCTTCAATGTACTGTACCTTCATGTCTCCTTCAATGTACTGTACCTTCATGTCTCcttcaatgtacatgttatcTTTGAATGATAACAAGTATGTCAATTTATTGACTTTCATGTAAAATCTCTCCGACTTCTAATTACCATCCTAAACCCAACTTTAACTCAACTCGAAGAGCTCCACTCTGACAGAGGAATATCAGCTATCAATGTTTCTAGTGTGCGATACCTCAGACATGCTGTTCGAGATGTTTATGTAGTAAAGTTAAAGTATGAAATGAATGTCTTCTTTCTGCAAAGGTGATTTGGCAGTAACCATAGTGCGTGGTCCGTTGGAAGCTCTCCTTGGTGTTGTGTATGGAATACTGTTTGGCCTCCTGGCATGGTACTTTCCACACAGTAGGCATGTAAGTATTCGTGTAGCATTTTCAGTATTGAGACATGTTCAAACCCTGCCATGAAGAAGAGTGTGATGTTCATTCAGTCGGCCAGAAAATCGTCTTGTGTCAGTATAGGTCTCCAAACTGTACGACTTGCACCAAAATAAAATACTGATACAACTCTTTCTTTTCCTCTCTAGAAAAATGTAGTTCTATTCCGGTGCATAATTATCCTTGCTGGTGGTCTGTTTGCGGTGTTTGGCAGCATTGCCGCTGAGGTTCCAGGTGCTGGGGCGTTAGGGAGTCTGACCATCGCATTTGTGGCTGCCATCGGGTGGAGGAAGAGGGACAAATGGGAGGATGTGGTAAGTTTGGTGAAACAGAAATTATGGAAACTGATTCATTAGGAAATTAAACCTGTGAACCATAAAGTTTTGAAGTGGAATCCGCTTATCATTAGAGACACAGGCACTAAGTGTGACGTGTTCATACACCCTTGGAACTAGGGGCCTTTGTTAACAACACATACCTGAGGTCAAAGAGTGAAGAAAGTTGTCTCTCAGGTCTTGATCCATAATGAGTACAAACACTGGCTCATCAAAAGTACTGCCAGTAATTGGGGCAATGATAGACTCGACAGGCCGTATTGTGGTTGACTGAATTGAACTAAAGAAGTGCCTTTCACCCCTTTCATATTTCTCAACCAAAGGATACCAGTGAGTCTACCGTGACCTAGACTGGTATACTTGATTTGATGAAGGAGTGTGACAAGAACACATGCATTGGACACAGTGTATTATTGCCCTTATTGTCCCTCAGTAATTCTACCTGTACAAATGACATTATCTGGAGGTCATTTTTAGAGGTGTTTTCCTGTGCAAATCTCTTCAGCTCAGATTTAATTTCATTCTTGTGGCTTCTCTCTTCAGAATCCtgtaacagaaatcatggcttCACTATGGGTGATCTTCCAACCATTACTCTTCGGCCTGATTGGCAATGAAATCGTGATATCACAACTTGATGGCTCCACTGTAGGTATGTATATGAAACTCATTAGGTCACAACTAGAGGAATGAAACTGATACTTACTCTTCACAAGAAACCTAAAAACCTTTCTCTACTGTACAGAGGACATCAGGACATGCTTATTACCATGATGAGAGGCTGACCAAACACACCTTAAATCCAAGTAAACACGTCCAAATTTCtttgcattttgctgaaacggAATCGGATATGTTGATACAACGCATAATATATCTTTACCAGTGGCTGAGCCATGAGAGTATTGTACAAAAGATGGTTGTGTAAATAGGGATTTTAGGCCAGAGCTGGGGTCATAGTCTTTCAATAGTAGAGATACTATCGCTTTTAGCAACTTTGTCTACCTTAATCTTGCCTACTAGCACCTGTCTCTAGTCTCACCTCAATTCGCTCCTTTCAGGTCTTGGTGTTGCAGTTCTCTGTATTGGGCTCGTGTTTCGAGTGGTTGCCTCGTTCTTGGTTGTGTTCAGGACCAACCTTACCTGGAGAGAGCGCTTCTTCATCCCCATTGCCTGGCTGCCGAAGGCAACAGTTCAGGTGGGCACAGTTCCCTTGTTATCAAACTCAGTCCAATTCATCTGACCAGAATGTTCTAGTCTGCTATGTTTAGCTGTCAGTATCCTAAAGTACAATATGACCCCCTACAGGCCACAGAATAACATACATCTTCTTCTTAGTGTTCAATAACAACATCGAATTATCATGTCAGTGGATGTCCAAATCAAGTGGAAGCCTTGTAGTTTGGTCTAGGAGTTGTTCTCCACTGGGCCTCTAACAGAGCGCAGCATGGTCTTGAACGACGTGCTCTGTGGTCTGTTGGTTCAGTTTCTCTACCACTGCAGATGTTGTGTCCTTGAGAAGAACACCTTACCCTGCAATGTACAATGCTTCACTTCATGCAGGAGGATAAATAGGTAACAGTTTTGACCATGTTAACTGGGAGTTCCAATCCAGGGGAAGCTATGCTCCTGGTCCCTTTACCTCAGCTAGgatgatttgaataattttGGGTCAGTTAATTGTTGCATTATTTTTTCCGATGCGAATTTCAGGCTGCTATTGGTCCTATAGCTCTTGATACAGCCAGACAGCTAGGGGGCACACCAGAAGAGATAACCTTGGGATTAAAGGTGAGACATCTCTCTGTAGACGTATTTGAGCCAGCATGTCAGTCACACAGGCCTATTACAggtaaaataggccttttgtaaaGGCTGTAACAAGCATGACAGGCTAAATTGTTCTTGTTAGAGTTGGGATTGTGTAAACAGTTTCAGACAGTTAGGCAGGCATTTGCTTACTCTTTTAGTGTATGATTTTGGGTTTTGTACTCAAGGAAGGGAACATAATGTATAACTTTTGATTTCAGATTTTAACTATAGCTGTGCTGGTGATAATGATCACAGCTCCAGTAGGCTCGGCTCTGATTGCTCTCACCGGTCCAAAGTTACTCAAGAAAAGTGTTAAAGGCAGAGAGGGCAGTCAAAATGGGGAGGCGACTTTAGGGGAAGTGGAGGAGGAAGCCCCGGGGGAAGTGGGGGAGAGGTTGATAGATGGGGAGGCTAGGCCAAAAAGGTTTTCATTTGATAAAGAcgaaggtgactagtcacctttaCAAACCCTTTTTTGAACTTTTTTACCAATAAAGTGTTTACTTATTGTTGTACAGATGATCCTGACAAGGTAACTGTAGTTTTGGATTGTTTAGATATAGTATGTTCGACTTGGAGTATAATGGCTCACCTGTGATTTAGTCTTAATACTGTGTAcaatatatatgtataaatCGTTacatttttccaataaaaatcGAATTCATACAAGAAAAAGTTTGTGATTATTCATTACTGACCTGGTGAGGAGCAAATAGTGTTGTCTTCATGCTGGAGATCGTGCAACAGGTCCCACCAATGATGCCTGGTTACCTCTGTCTTGGGTCAGGTTGCGACACTGTCGTAAGTGAATTGTCCCTCGCAAGAATCCTACCTTGGCCATATTCCTGGACAGGGTTGCGTTGTAATACAACTATCAATACTAGCTTTATATCAATTCTTCTGGGTCAAGGATCAACATCAGTAAAGTCATCCCCACACTCCAAAGATGTGTAGGAGACGTGCAACACCTTGTCAACTTCATGGGTTCTGGTTTTGGTTAGAATGTCTTGCCCTGCCAGTCCTCGGGATTGTAACTTAAACTTAACAACACATGCTGAGCTTGTGTTATTGACCAAGCTTTAAAGACAAGTTGCCTTCTTGAAGTACCTCATGTTGCTGACGTATGGGTCCTGGGTCCTGGTGTCGAGAACGACACCAGGACCCTCTGCCTGAGACGGAGCTTCTATTGATACAGATTCGATCTGATTGTAATCTTTAAGACGGTTCCAAGCAGCCTACTCGACTGCTCAAATAGCCTAATTGGAGTAGCTAAGGTACATTACTTGAAGTAGCTTATCTACCTCAAGAGGCTGATCTGTGATGTCCCTCAGGCAACATCAAGACCTT is drawn from Lineus longissimus chromosome 1, tnLinLong1.2, whole genome shotgun sequence and contains these coding sequences:
- the LOC135483188 gene encoding sodium/hydrogen exchanger 9B2-like, translated to MAGIEDDESASDIEMTDINKGTLNNERTNFDVQIKDDQPNMQSSRKCCRCCDCKNCMQRCYHCCMPCMTKENPLPDNATRCDRIKYGFLCPPHGKLAKLMTLVLAVLLMYGTLWAITGKQALPGGNFFGLLVMLVLCLIGGALVEKIRLPPLLGMLVVGFLLQNVPVVNVGKDITPGWSSALRNIALVVILTRAGLGLNPIVLRKLSLVVLRLAFTPCLVEAVVVAIASHLLLGFPWPYGFMLGFVLAAVSPAVIVPSMLSLEEKGYGTDKGVPTLVIAAASVDDVLAISAFGIVLGIAFSNSDLAVTIVRGPLEALLGVVYGILFGLLAWYFPHSRHKNVVLFRCIIILAGGLFAVFGSIAAEVPGAGALGSLTIAFVAAIGWRKRDKWEDVNPVTEIMASLWVIFQPLLFGLIGNEIVISQLDGSTVGLGVAVLCIGLVFRVVASFLVVFRTNLTWRERFFIPIAWLPKATVQAAIGPIALDTARQLGGTPEEITLGLKILTIAVLVIMITAPVGSALIALTGPKLLKKSVKGREGSQNGEATLGEVEEEAPGEVGERLIDGEARPKRFSFDKDEGD